From Erigeron canadensis isolate Cc75 chromosome 5, C_canadensis_v1, whole genome shotgun sequence:
TAGTACCAATGTAATGACTTACGAGATCTCTTCAATAATAACCTTCCCCTTCCTTTCTGCTTTCTTATTATCTCGCCAACCACCTGTTCCATTGCCTATATATTCCATCGCTGCATTCTTCTCCGCCATCACCAACCCCGCCAATGATGACCAAGCCTCATGTGGCTGTTCATGCACCCAACACATCAAAAAGTAAACTTTCCTCTCACCCGACTTCAGTTTCCCCTTAATTTCCCTTCTCTTGATATCAAGTGTCTTCTCCATCTTCACTTCTCTCAAAGCCACACTCATCATCCTATGCAAATCACAAATACCACAAACCAAAGCATCACCTCCGAGAGATAATAGACTTGTCACATCATCAAGAACCCCCAACCCAAATTGTGACCCACCCATGTGTCTAAAGGCAGGAGAGCATGTTTGTTCTAAACAGTAAGATATGGCTTCGGATACTGTCTCGGGCTGACCACCTTGACCCAAAACAAGCGATATACTCAAAATCACACTGGCTGAACCAATGGGGTCTGATTCCCAATCTCCATTGTATAACCGAAGAGTGAAACAGTAACTATACAAGATATCCACAAGGTGAATAGCTAAAAGTGGGGATGGTTCACTTGAGGTAAGCTTGTTGACAGAAGGTAGTGCGATTTCTGGACCTGGTGGAACCTCGTGGGTATGGTCCAATGGGTCGTTTTCTTGTTTTGTTACGGGTTGAACACGTTGGGTTCCTTTTGCGCTGAGAGATATTGCTGAAGCAGCAGGCTTTAACCACCAGGGTTCCCATGGTTCAATCAATTTACTTAACTCTCCAGATGCCACGGCTCTTTGaaattgtttcttttctttagtGGATAAATCTTCAAAGCTGATCTGAACTCCTATAAAGgtaagttgaaaaaaaaaacattctcAGATAGAACTGGAGAAAAGTCAGTTAGATAGTGAAAAAGAAATGACCGTAAAACATACCCGACATGATCTTTTGAACAGTCTCCTCTGATAAACCCGAATCCGACAAACCTAAAAACACAAACAACTCGGTAAAAAAAACTCTTCTATCACTGGCATGGTTTCAAGCAGGCAGATTCTACAATTACTCATATaagaaaagcaaaataaaaaaaaggacaaTGCAAAAAGGAATAGCAACAACTGAATGTGGCAAAGTGGATGGGTCACTCAGGTTAGGCAAAGGGTCAAGAGTCAAGACGGGTTCAGATCAAAAAAGGATTGTTGGTTATCCATTTTTCTTGAACCCTATTAATAACTAATGTTCTCAATGTTTTACCAAAACTACATTCGCAACAATATCCAACTATTCTATTAAGATACTACTACAACATTTGGACAATTTATGCATTTGGAAAGGGTTAGTCTACTTTCAATCCATATTCAACCCATTAGCCATAAAACAAATCAGCCATTTAAAAAGTAACAATCTTTCTAAGTAGAATCCAACAATAATGTAACAAGAAAGTTACACCGATTCTCAACAGAAACAAAACTTACCATCATCGTCCACACCATCATCCTGTTCTAGTTCCTCGGAATGAAAACGTTTTAAAATGTCCAACATTTTCTGCTTTGTTTCATCACCAGATTCCAAATGTTGCATCTCCCCCATAACATTATCTCTCATAAACGATTCCGTGCATCTAAGACTATGCGACTGCAAACGGTTATCCACATATATCgttaaaaacacaaaatttataattatccATACTATATTATCagcttaaaaaaataattcacaacatatatacttaaaaaaaaaaatgttatatattttagtaTAAAGGGCAAACCTTGTAACATGGAAGGGAGCAATAACGGGTATTACATCGGGGACATGTATATTGTGAAAATTGTTTCTGGCatctacaaattaaaataaaaaaagggatATAAATTAACAAAGTAAAAACTAATAAGctaatatatacacacacttatGTAATATagttctataatatatatagttatataaggGGGTTTAAAGAACGTACACACGACAGATAATACGAGAAGGTGGATTGAGATGAGATGAATTTGATTGAGGTTCTGATGTAATTATTGAATTCGCCATAGTAAACTTTATAATCTTTTAagaaaattataagttttttaagaAACCCCCAAAAccctgaagaagaagaagcaagaaagaaaaaggtttctacTTTCTAGcttattctttttgaatttatGGTTTTTTCAATTAAACCCCCTGATACTTTGGCTCTTGTTTCACTTTGAGTTTACTTTCACTATGTGTCTATATTTGTCGACTATTATAAACTTTTGTAAacttgaataagtttatttaaaaCAACAATCATGCAATTACTATGCCAAAGTAACACATGACTTGATGACATAGAGTTtagaaaaagatttataaaataataacaataacaatttaTACAATAATGCAATTAATAAACCAAAAATGAAAACATGCTTAATAGTTACTCAAATTGTAAAAAaccaatctaccaataaactaaaataggattgagatgtttttaaaacgacacgtggcgCGGTGGCGTGATCTTttatcgacacgtgtccttttaattaatttatttatataaattagtttttctAATTGTATAtggattcaatttccttattagacttagaactAAATTCTAACACTTGACTTATAGatataaaacacattataatcttatttgattgaccgttttcttattaataaaattgtttatttttctttcttagttcttcaactcctattacttataataataatattaataataagttattaacattaaaacttcaaaaatttgagtttacgattcgAAATCACAAAGCTATTTGTTGTCATTTACTATGCTTACAATTTCTGATtctgatgtgattgtaaaaatttaagataaatccaaaactctaactaaacatatattatatttatcattactgtatATTGTAACTTAGTCtcgatcatcggtttatttaaccacaatttattttgatactcacaaatcatgtatgtggcatattcaaattttatcatgatacaatttatataactaccATACATCGTACGGGCATTAAGACTAGTAAATTATATAGAAGGATGTTATTGTTaatgaaaggttttttttatccTATTAAGAATGCCTCGAGCCCTCGGCCACAATTTAGAAGGCTAAAATTCTATCAAAAATTGAGGGTATCCGTGCAATGTGGCATCGACGATGTGATGGTAGTGACGACTGTCGGTGGTGAAGGCGTCGAGTGGCATGATGTTAGTGGCAACTGGTCGTGGTGGTGGCAACcactgttggtggtggtgaaGGCGTGAAGTGATattgataattgatgtaaaggtaatttaTGTAAAAGCAGTGTAGATGGTTTTAGGATGAATAATATGTGAGATAAGTATTCAAAAGGGGTACTATAGGTATTTTCAATAGTAAAAATGGATAATTTTCAACAAATAGATGTGAATTTATAagcaatgatgatgatgatgatatgaggTGTAGAAAGAATTAAACCTTAAAAGGCGCAATTAAAAATGTCTTAGCAACAAAAATAACTCATAATAACTATGTAAAAACATCAAATATATGATGAATAAAAGATGGACAAAAGGGTAGGGCTGCCAACGAGCCAAGCTTTTATCGAGcaactcgagctcgactcgatcgAGTCGAACTATTATCGAACTCGAGCTCGAGCCCGAGCCATAAAATCAAGCTCAAAATAATTATCGAGTTGAGCTCGAGCTTTACATAGCTCGGCTCGAATACTTTTCGAgcttttaatatattagttatttatatgtatctataatACTTTAATAGTCAAGTCCCGTCGAGCTTTTAGAGTTTCGAGCTGAGCTCGAGCCATATTTATTGACATAACAAGCTAAGATCGGGCCTTTTTCGAGCTGAGCTCGAGCCATATTTTACGATaccgagtcgagctcgagcctacATACTGAAAGCTCGTCGAGCTTTTAAGCTGAGCTCAAGCCTACCAGTTTTTCTTCGAGCCGACACCCCTACAAAAGggtgttaacttttttttttgaacggcaaaagGGTGTTAACTTCTACTCCATGGTAACTAAAAAGATTTTCCTTGACGGAACTGATATTACATTGAATCCAAATGAAGTTACAACAGTAGGCTGCCACAGACCACCATGCCttgaaaaaaaagaaggaaacaCTTGACAAAAAAAAGTGCATAATTCaaaagaaaagttaaattagtCATGGTTTTGATACAAGAACAGCAGTAGTATTCCCCGTTATCGGTTGAAGACTCGCAGCGTTCTCTAGACGGTCCCAGGCTTCCTTCCTCTTCTCTGTTGCAAAGCTCTGCTTCTCTTGTTCCTCTAAGAACCGAGCATGGCAGGCAAGGAACAGCATGTTATCCATCTCTGTGAAGATGTTTCTCACATTGAGTGTTAAGTTAAGAACCGACTGGTTCCAATGATTCTGCACATTTGTTTCAAGAGACGGGAAAATGATGGGCAAGATCACTTGTCGATTGTGCCCAATAAGATTGAAGATTTGATCATTATTCCATAAAAGCAACGCCCTTTCTGCAACCTGAAACCGTAATGATTTGTCAGTTGTGacatcttttatcaaataaattaGGCGACATTTTGGGAAACCACAAAATGTGTAGTTGTTTAACCATCATCCTTACTCTTTTGCAGCAAATAAACAACTTGTCATCGTGAAAAATTAAGCAAACATACTACTTCGCACGAACAAGATTTTTGACATTTTCATCAGAACAAAGATCCAGACTTTGATCCTCATTTCAAGAAGTCACTATGCGTTACTACCAAATTCATAGAATGATAAAGCTTGACCAATTGTAATTGACTTTTCGATGCAAACTATCCATTGTTTGTTACAAGATAACTACTATTTGCAAACCACATataggagaaagaaaaaaaaatcacatataGATGCAATTTAACTTGGTGAACCATTGAAGATAATTGTAGGAGGCCCTATCCTGAGTCAAACAAATACTTTATTCTTATATCAGTGACCCTGACAGCATCCATAGTGCACCAAGCCCTGTACAAGAACTATAGGTGACCATTTGTCCATTTCAACTCAATTCACTCGAACAAGTTGATGGAGTACTGTTTTATCTCAcgagtaaaatataaaaaaaaactacagaAACAACTAACTACCGAAAACCGGTTGAAAGTCACCCAATGCATCTTtattgtaataatatatattttataatcagAATTTCACACACCAACTATTTAAAAAACTAGTTAACTTTTCCAGACGAAGACGTATTGGcttaacccaacctgaccactACCAAAAAGTATCCTTTTAAATGCATACCCAACTTGTGCAAACTACACATTTTGCCACATTAACTTCAATCCTCAAGCTGCATGTCATATCAAGCAGTACAATAGTCAAGGACTCAAGGCTGCTTGCTCTTTACAAGCATTGTAAAACGAAGCTCATGGCCTTTTGATCACGAAAGAAACATCTATAAAGAGCATTGATAACCAAAATTAGATCGTTTAGAAAAGAGCATACCTGAAAATGTGAGCTGTTGATGCAGCACCCAATCCGCCAAAACAAAGGAACCATGACTCTTTGAAACTCGGACATGCTAATTCCTTCAAGAATTTCTTCAATCTCCCCCAAAAACATCACTTCCTTCTGACTATTAGTAATCGGCCAGTACTTCAACAACCCTCTAATCACCGTACTAGCTAACTTTGGATCTTTTTCAATAAACTGCGTAACACAATACGACAACTGCTGGAAATACACTCCTAAACTTTTTGGTTTGTGTAATGGAATCAAAGTTCTCCAAAGAAATATCTTGTGTTCTTCTTTCAAAGGCAATGCAAATCCAGTAATCACACTACCAAATATCTCTAACAACTCTGCGATCCCATTATGTCGTTCGGTTTCAAAAACAAACCTATAAAATATATTACTTATACTCTTCCGAATAAAAGGTCGATGCACCATGAACTTCCCATAAACTCTATGCATTATCGCCTTTAAACACTCTCGTTCTCTGGGATCTTCAGATTCAAAAAGATCAAGCATTCTCAATATGAACGAATTATTAATATACTTTTTTGCAACTTTTGCCTCAACTGAAGTCGATGTTACAAATGTAAGCAATATATCATACACAATTTGCAAATGAGGCCAAGCCGGATCAAATGACGGTTCATCATCTTCATTCTCACCACCTCTACTAGATCGATAATTCGGAGGAAATACTCGAAACAAATTAACAGCACACATTTTACTTAATGCTAAGATTGCAGGCTCAGAGAATCTAGGAGGCCCAGATGATATAAAATCAAGAAGCTCAATTAATGTCAATCTTTTAAGGTCTTTTTCAGCTACATTTTTACTAGGATCACTAAAATCGAAAACCATACAACAAAGA
This genomic window contains:
- the LOC122599612 gene encoding serine/threonine protein phosphatase 2A 57 kDa regulatory subunit B' kappa isoform, translated to MLKQFLNKLPKRSIKSETFEDPLNESNNNGGIQRTASLNSAVSPKLNAPKRTSSAVFPSSVIAGIEPLLPFKDAPATEKMSLFISKLSLCCMVFDFSDPSKNVAEKDLKRLTLIELLDFISSGPPRFSEPAILALSKMCAVNLFRVFPPNYRSSRGGENEDDEPSFDPAWPHLQIVYDILLTFVTSTSVEAKVAKKYINNSFILRMLDLFESEDPRERECLKAIMHRVYGKFMVHRPFIRKSISNIFYRFVFETERHNGIAELLEIFGSVITGFALPLKEEHKIFLWRTLIPLHKPKSLGVYFQQLSYCVTQFIEKDPKLASTVIRGLLKYWPITNSQKEVMFLGEIEEILEGISMSEFQRVMVPLFWRIGCCINSSHFQVAERALLLWNNDQIFNLIGHNRQVILPIIFPSLETNVQNHWNQSVLNLTLNVRNIFTEMDNMLFLACHARFLEEQEKQSFATEKRKEAWDRLENAASLQPITGNTTAVLVSKP
- the LOC122600761 gene encoding zinc finger HIT domain-containing protein 2, which produces MANSIITSEPQSNSSHLNPPSRIICRVCQKQFSQYTCPRCNTRYCSLPCYKSHSLRCTESFMRDNVMGEMQHLESGDETKQKMLDILKRFHSEELEQDDGVDDDGLSDSGLSEETVQKIMSGVQISFEDLSTKEKKQFQRAVASGELSKLIEPWEPWWLKPAASAISLSAKGTQRVQPVTKQENDPLDHTHEVPPGPEIALPSVNKLTSSEPSPLLAIHLVDILYSYCFTLRLYNGDWESDPIGSASVILSISLVLGQGGQPETVSEAISYCLEQTCSPAFRHMGGSQFGLGVLDDVTSLLSLGGDALVCGICDLHRMMSVALREVKMEKTLDIKRREIKGKLKSGERKVYFLMCWVHEQPHEAWSSLAGLVMAEKNAAMEYIGNGTGGWRDNKKAERKGKVIIEEIS